From one Anopheles cruzii chromosome 3, idAnoCruzAS_RS32_06, whole genome shotgun sequence genomic stretch:
- the LOC128271637 gene encoding scavenger receptor class B member 1: protein MTTTPTFPLAARRKRVIRLCCLGVLFITLAYAIIVIDPTEVIVEDKLSMYEGSFLNRLWKKPPLEVFISIYVFNVSNPEAFMRGEERLRLQEIGPYVYQEFLEHRNSTFNPNGTLSFVPVRRQVFVPERSVGDPKADRIMIPNIALLGVSSAAYRMSTFAALAVAAALRPLGMPPILNITTHDLLWGYDDPLVKIASTLLPDIIHFQKLGILDRMFDDGLDTVTINLPESVRSQQLAKDDSFDTESGDDHPLIHEDYYQDIVSNGDEDEPIRDYSIDLWNGSPGLSHWGYVSKDHWDAEKRNTPCNTLQGSYDGSVFPRNISKKEVFKVYRKAFCRTLPIGFEREGEVDGIKAYWFSIQENAFESSLDDPYTSCYCRNNKCLPKGLGDLSPCWYNIPVAVSLPHFYKGDPSLAQAIDGLNPNKEKHDAVIIMQPQLGIPMQANIRVQISLLSNISFNSELKPFHNTVIPLIWAEMSLEKLTPELILLLNLLFGIAPYLQTGFVCLLALLGASLLATAALLLLCSAQATTFEYDPRKSIRYSTVNMIPYPLRKELEKYGEGEPIRREPLLIENYA, encoded by the exons GAGTTATTAGGCTTTGCTGTCTCGGTGTACTGTTTATTACACTGGCATACGCAATCATCGTGATTGATCCCACCGAGGTTATTGTGGAAGAT AAACTGTCCATGTACGAAGGGTCCTTCCTCAATCGTCTGTGGAAGAAACCGCCACTAGAGGTGTTCATCAGTATTTACGTGTTCAACGTAAGCAACCCTGAAGCGTTTATGCGAGGAGAGGAGCGGTTGCGGCTCCAGGAAATCGGCCCATACGTGTATCAGGAGTTTTTGGAACACCGTAACTCAACCTTCAACCCGAATGGAACACTCAGCTTCGTGCCCGTGCGGCGGCAGGTCTTCGTTCCTGAGCGTTCGGTCGGTGATCCGAAGGCGGATCGCATCATGATACCCAACATTGCCCTGCTCGGGGTGTCGAGTGCCGCTTACAGGATGTCCACGTTTGCTGCCCTCGCCGTAGCTGCGGCGCTACGGCCCCTCGGAATGCCACCGATCTTGAACATTACCACACATGACCTTCTCTGGGGGTACGATGATCCGCTGGTGAAAATCGCTTCCACTCTGCTGCCAGACATCATCCATTTTCAAAAGCTAGGCATATTGGATCGG ATGTTTGACGACGGCTTAGACACTGTTACGATAAACCTACCTGAATCAGTACGAAGTCAGCAACTGGCCAAAGACGACAGCTTTGATACAGAATCGGGCGACGATCACCCACTGATACATGAGGACTACTATCAGGATATAGTTTCCAACGGCGACGAGGATGAGCCGATCAGAGATTACTCGATCGATTTGTGGAACGGATCACCGGGGCTGTCTCATTGGGGCTATGTTTCGAAAGACCATTGGGATGCCGAGAAAAG AAACACTCCATGTAACACGTTGCAAGGATCGTACgatggttccgtttttccgcgAAACATTTCCAAAAAAGAAGTCTTCAAAGTGTACCGAAAAGCATTTTGCCGGACACTACCGATTGGGTTTGAAAGAGAGGGCGAAGTGGACGGTATTAAAGCGTATTGGTTCTCCATACAAGAGAATGCGTTTGAAAGCTCTCTCGACGATCCGTACACATCATGCTACTGCCGGAACAATAAGTGTCTTCCAAAGGGCCTGGGAGATTTGAGTCCCTGCTGGTACA aCATCCCGGTTGCAGTATCACTGCCCCATTTCTACAAAGGTGATCCATCTCTCGCGCAGGCGATTGACGGCCTAAACCCAAACAAAGAGAAGCACGATGCTGTTATCATTATGCAACCG CAACTCGGTATTCCGATGCAGGCGAACATTCGCGTTCAAATCAGCTTGTTATCGAACATTAGCTTCAATTCAGAACTGAAACCGTTCCATAATACTGTCATTCCACTGATATGGGCAGAAATG tcGCTGGAAAAGCTCACACCGGAACTGATTTTGCTGCTGAACTTGCTGTTCGGAATTGCACCATACTTGCAGACAGGGTTCGTGTGTTTGCTAGCACTACTGGGTGCTTCGTTACTCGCCACGGCAGCGTTACTGTTGCTGTGCTCCGCACAAGCGACCACCTTCGAATACGATCCTCGAAAATCTATCCGGTATTCCACCGTCAATATGATTCCGTATCCGCTGCGAAAAGAATTAGAAAAATATGGAGAAGGCGAGCCAATCCGTCGGGAGCCGCTCCTGATAGAGAACTATGCGTGA
- the LOC128273973 gene encoding uncharacterized protein LOC128273973 gives MQNARIMCMAIFLLIVGFVGAENLFFSDCGIRTSRRQPRRDFTMADPIGNHSRGAQPLVRNAKIMHGTPTMEGQYPWQVSLELLHPSYGFIGHWCGGVLIDRNWVLSAAHCIHNDLFNLPLPALWTVVLGEHDRQTESGYEQRIPVDKIILHEKYHNFKHDLVLLKLARPANTAPNTRVRKICLPFADFKVNSVAFDPRPEQQEKPTPAGQPTYFFERETNAEEDPITSSVPEDSEPFPESVPFRDDNFLKRLKSSFEQNALTGRTNQPRTARFMINQLVARKLRSKGHRHNGENESPAQDVTGRDFQSNASSSSARRVFTISTARPVDRSRWRTHGSNGMRWNFHPLAEKIAVDSGDSASHQHRRSSMNSKFGNNRRRNDKFSHAPVYYRNEPNYRTEDLLDHPSIEREDIATAAAGGLTPEAGGSAGAMPDTSQYVDCLATGWGKSTIDDELTDVLLQTRAPIQASKKCEEAYGDFIKLHRGHLCAGNLDGAGGTCVGDSGGPLQCRISKRGPWILVGITSFGSGCAFKNYPDVYTKISFYRQWIAETIRNN, from the exons aCTGCGGTATTCGAACATCCCGTCGTCAACCGCGGAGAGACTTCACCatggccgatccgatcggcaATCACAGTCGCGGCGCACAGCCGTTGGTCCGAAACGCCAAGATAATGCACGGAACCCCGACGATGGAAGGTCAGTATCCGTGGCAGGTGTCACTGGAATTGCTTCACCCATCGTACGGTTTCATCGGGCACTGGTGTGGTGGCGTACTAATTGATCGAAATTGGGTTCTCTCGGCCGCACACTGTATTCACAA TGACTTGTTCAATCTACCTCTGCCGGCCTTGTGGACGGTGGTGCTCGGTGAGCATGACCGGCAAACGGAATCCGGATACGAGCAGCGCATTCCGGTGGACAAAATTATTCTGCATGAAAAGTACCACAACTTCAAGCACGATCTCG TGCTGCTTAAGTTGGCGCGGCCAGCAAACACGGCGCCAAACACGAGGGTGCGAAAGATATGTCTTCCCTTCGCTGACTTCAAGGTGAACAGTGTGGCATTTGACCCGCGTCCGGAACAGCAGGAAAAACCAACACCAGCCGGCCAACCCACCTATTTCTTCGAGCGTGAGACCAACGCCGAGGAAGATCCGATCACATCATCGGTCCCGGAAGATTCGGAACCGTTTCCGGAGTCGGTACCATTTCGGGATGACAACTTTCTGAAGCGCTTAAAGAGTTCTTTCGAGCAGAACGCACTCACTGGCCGCACGAATCAGCCAAGGACGGCACGGTTCATGATAAATCAACTGGTCGCACGGAAGCTCCGGTCGAAGGGCCACCGGCACAATGGTGAAAACGAAAGCCCCGCGCAGGACGTTACAGGCAGAGATTTTCAGTCAAACGCGTCGAGCAGTTCCGCCCGTCGTGTTTTCACAATTAGTACTGCGCGGCCGGTGGACAGAAGTAGGTGGCGAACGCATGGCAGCAATGGTATGCGTTGGAACTTTCATCCGCTGGCGGAAAAAATAGCCGTCGACAGTGGCGATTCGGCGAGTCATCAGCACCGGCGATCCAGTATGAACAGCAAGTTCGGGAACAATAGACGGCGGAACGATAAATTTTCCCATGCACCCGTATACTATCGGAACGAACCGAACTATCGGACCGAGGACTTGCTCGATCATCCGTCGATCGAGCGTGAAGATatcgcgacggcggcggcgggcggatTGACGCCGGAGGCTGGCGGCTCGGCCGGTGCGATGCCCGATACGTCACAGTATGTCGACTGCCTGGCAACAGGTTGGGGAAAATCGACCATCGACGATGAGTTGACCGATGTGTTGCTGCAAACACGGGCTCCCATACAGGCCAGTAAAAA GTGCGAGGAAGCGTACGGTGACTTCATAAAACTGCACAGAGGACATCTTTGCGCCGGAAATTtagacggtgccggtggaacGTGTGTG GGAGATTCTGGAGGACCATTACAGTGTCGTATTAGTAAACGTGGACCGTGGATTTTGGTTGGCATTACTTCATTTGGATCAGGATGTGCGTTTAAAAATTATCCCGATGTGTACACGAAAATTTCCTTCTACCGGCAGTGGATAGCAGAAACTATACGCAATAATTGA